From a single Accipiter gentilis chromosome 32, bAccGen1.1, whole genome shotgun sequence genomic region:
- the SIK1 gene encoding serine/threonine-protein kinase SIK1 isoform X2, whose translation MKLLNHPHIIKLYQVMETKDMLYIVTEFAKNGEMFDHLTSNGHLSESEARKKFWQILSAVEYCHSHHIVHRDLKTENLLLDANMNIKLADFGFGNFYKSGEPLSTWCGSPPYAAPEVFEGKEYEGPHLDIWSLGVVLYVLVCGSLPFDGPNLPTLRQRVLEGRFRIPYFMSEDCETLIRRMLVVDPTKRITISQIKQHKWMQADPSLQQQQSLSFSMQNYNSNLGDYNEQVLGIMQTLGIDRQRTVESLQNSSYNHFAAIYYLLLERLKEYRSSQLSSRPAAGRQQRPRSSEISSVEMPQDSLTSETLRSSLLYQQPQSLIQPSLQAEMDCDISNPLQPMFFPVDPNFNGLFRNRSISPNSLLETTISEEVRQEKELEDEIKAYDHPIHIPSNTSRRHTLAEVTTHFYQHAPPCIVISSSASPTEGTSSDSCLTSSSNDSSVALSSCLAGQVMTGSPATARMTSPFLASQSDAPVLQAQGCIGGASLLPVSFQEGRRASDTSLTQGLKAFRQQLRKNARAKGFLGLNKIKGFARQVCQSSSSRAARSGMSPFQHTQPNTCMYSSSGNSREGRSLLEEVLQQQRMLQLQHHQLLQTACPQTSQTSATNGIPSSDSIGTCKASNSLLLSELQRENSFELAFAGNSQLLQPHFFGVSVSPVSSAAHLLDTHLYISSNVSPVGTTFSQQQSFSAQSPSYDAVTLQHGDCEMEDLTSNQLGKFVLVK comes from the exons ATGAAGCTTTTGAATCATCCCCACATTATCAAGCTGTATCAG GTTATGGAGACGAAGGATATGCTTTACATTGTTACTGAATTTGCAAAGAATGGAGAAATGTTTG ATCATCTAACCTCCAATGGGCACTTAAGTGAAAGCGAAGCACGGAAGAAGTTCTGGCAGATTCTTTCAGCGGTGGAATATTGTCACAGCCACCACATAGTGCACAGGGATCTCAAAACAGAGAACCTTCTGCTAGATGCTAACATGAATATCAAGTTAGCAG ACTTTGGCTTTGGAAACTTCTACAAGTCGGGAGAACCCCTCTCCACTTGGTGTGGAAGCCCACCCTATGCAGCTCCAGAAGTTTTTGAAGGCAAAGAATACGAAGGACCTCACCTTGATATATGG AGCCTTGGGGTGGTGCTGTATGTCCTTGTCTGTGGTTCTTTGCCTTTTGATGGACCCAATTTACCAACTCTGAGGCAAAGAGTGCTGGAGGGCCGGTTCCGCATCCCTTACTTCATGTCTGAAG ACTGTGAAACACTAATCCGACGGATGTTGGTTGTGGACCCAACCAAGCGAATAACCATTTCCCAAATAAAGCAGCACAAGTGGATGCAAGCTGACCCGTCTCTTCAACAGCAGCAGTCTTTGTCCTTCTCCATGCAAAACTACAACTCCAACCTGGGTGACTACAATGAGCAGGTCCTTGGGATCATGCAAACACTTGGCATCGACAGGCAGAGAACTGTTGAG TCTCTGCAAAACAGCAGCTACAACCATTTTGCTGCGATTTATTACCTGCTTTTGGAGCGCCTCAAGGAGTATCGAAGCAGCCAGCTATCGAGTCGTCCAGCAGCTGGCCGTCAGCAAAGACCAAGGAGCTCCGAGATCAGCAGTGTTGAG ATGCCTCAGGACAGTCTCACTAGTGAAACCCTGCGatcatctctgctttaccagcaACCTCAGAGCCTGATTCAGCCATCCTTGCAGGCAGAAATGGACTGTGACATAAGCAATCCATTACAG CCTATGTTCTTTCCTGTGGATCCCAACTTCAACGGGCTCTTCCGGAACCGCTCCATCTCCCCCAACAGCCTGCTGGAGACCACCATTAGTGAAGAAGTAAGACAAGAAAAGGAGCTGGAAGATGAAATTAAGGCATATGACCACCCCATCCACATCCCTAGCAACACCAGCAGGAGGCACACACTGGCCGAAGTGACCACTCATTTCTATCAGCATGCCCCTCCAT GTATAGTCATTTCCTCTTCTGCAAGCCCCACAGAGGGAACTAGTTCAGACAGCTGCCTTACTTCATCTTCAAATGACAGCTCAGTGGCCCTGAGCAGCTGTTTGGCAGGTCAAGTAATGACGGGGAGCCCAGCCACAGCTAGGATGACGTCGCCTTTCCTAGCTTCCCAGTCTGACGCTCCAGTGTTACAAGCCCAGGGCTGCATAGGAGGTGCTTCTCTCCTGCCTGTCAGCTTCCAAGAAGGAAGGCGAGCATCTGATACCTCATTAACTCAAG GCTTGAAGGCTTTTAGGCAGCAGCTGCGGAAGAACGCTCGAGCCAAGGGGTTTCTCGGCTTGAATAAAATCAAAGGCTTTGCTCGGCAGGTGTGTCAGTCCTCCTCATCTCGGGCAGCAAGGAGTGGCATGAGCCCTTTCCAGCACACGCAGCCGAACACCTGCATGTACAGCAGCAGTGGGaacagcagagagggaagaagcCTCCTGGAGGAGGTGctacagcagcagag AatgctccagctccagcaccaCCAGCTACTGCAGACAGCTTGTCCCCAGACTTCTCAGACATCTGCAACAAATGGCATCCCCTCCTCTGATAGCATAGGTACCTGCAAAGCATCCAATTCTCTTCTGTTGTCAGAGCTACAAAGAGAGAACTCATTTGAGCTGGCCTTTGCTGGCAACAGCCAACTGCTCCAACCTCATTTCTTTGGTGTCAGCGTATCACCGGTGTCCTCAGCAGCTCACCTTTTAGACACGCACCTGTACATTAGCAGCAACGTTTCTCCAGTTGGCACTACCTTCTCTCAGCAACAGAGTTTCTCTGCGCAGTCTCCAAGCTATGACGCTGTCACTCTGCAGCACGGGGATTGTGAGATGGAGGACCTGACTTCCAACCAGCTAGGGAAGTTCGTCCTGGTCAAGTGA
- the SIK1 gene encoding serine/threonine-protein kinase SIK1 isoform X1, whose translation MVIMSEYGSLPAAGQAQQRPLRVGFYDIERTLGKGNFAVVKLARHRVTKTQVAIKIIDKTRLDPSNLEKIYREVQIMKLLNHPHIIKLYQVMETKDMLYIVTEFAKNGEMFDHLTSNGHLSESEARKKFWQILSAVEYCHSHHIVHRDLKTENLLLDANMNIKLADFGFGNFYKSGEPLSTWCGSPPYAAPEVFEGKEYEGPHLDIWSLGVVLYVLVCGSLPFDGPNLPTLRQRVLEGRFRIPYFMSEDCETLIRRMLVVDPTKRITISQIKQHKWMQADPSLQQQQSLSFSMQNYNSNLGDYNEQVLGIMQTLGIDRQRTVESLQNSSYNHFAAIYYLLLERLKEYRSSQLSSRPAAGRQQRPRSSEISSVEMPQDSLTSETLRSSLLYQQPQSLIQPSLQAEMDCDISNPLQPMFFPVDPNFNGLFRNRSISPNSLLETTISEEVRQEKELEDEIKAYDHPIHIPSNTSRRHTLAEVTTHFYQHAPPCIVISSSASPTEGTSSDSCLTSSSNDSSVALSSCLAGQVMTGSPATARMTSPFLASQSDAPVLQAQGCIGGASLLPVSFQEGRRASDTSLTQGLKAFRQQLRKNARAKGFLGLNKIKGFARQVCQSSSSRAARSGMSPFQHTQPNTCMYSSSGNSREGRSLLEEVLQQQRMLQLQHHQLLQTACPQTSQTSATNGIPSSDSIGTCKASNSLLLSELQRENSFELAFAGNSQLLQPHFFGVSVSPVSSAAHLLDTHLYISSNVSPVGTTFSQQQSFSAQSPSYDAVTLQHGDCEMEDLTSNQLGKFVLVK comes from the exons ATGGTGATCATGTCAGAGTACGGCTCCCTGCCGGCGGCCGGACAAGCCCAGCAGCGGCCTCTGCGAGTCGGCTTCTACGATATCGAGAGGACCTTGGGGAAAGGCAACTTCGCCGTGGTCAAACTGGCCAGGCACAGGGTGACCAAAACGCAG gttgcaataaaaataatagacAAAACAAGGTTAGACCCGAGCAATCTGGAGAAGATTTATAGAGAAGTTCAGATAATGAAGCTTTTGAATCATCCCCACATTATCAAGCTGTATCAG GTTATGGAGACGAAGGATATGCTTTACATTGTTACTGAATTTGCAAAGAATGGAGAAATGTTTG ATCATCTAACCTCCAATGGGCACTTAAGTGAAAGCGAAGCACGGAAGAAGTTCTGGCAGATTCTTTCAGCGGTGGAATATTGTCACAGCCACCACATAGTGCACAGGGATCTCAAAACAGAGAACCTTCTGCTAGATGCTAACATGAATATCAAGTTAGCAG ACTTTGGCTTTGGAAACTTCTACAAGTCGGGAGAACCCCTCTCCACTTGGTGTGGAAGCCCACCCTATGCAGCTCCAGAAGTTTTTGAAGGCAAAGAATACGAAGGACCTCACCTTGATATATGG AGCCTTGGGGTGGTGCTGTATGTCCTTGTCTGTGGTTCTTTGCCTTTTGATGGACCCAATTTACCAACTCTGAGGCAAAGAGTGCTGGAGGGCCGGTTCCGCATCCCTTACTTCATGTCTGAAG ACTGTGAAACACTAATCCGACGGATGTTGGTTGTGGACCCAACCAAGCGAATAACCATTTCCCAAATAAAGCAGCACAAGTGGATGCAAGCTGACCCGTCTCTTCAACAGCAGCAGTCTTTGTCCTTCTCCATGCAAAACTACAACTCCAACCTGGGTGACTACAATGAGCAGGTCCTTGGGATCATGCAAACACTTGGCATCGACAGGCAGAGAACTGTTGAG TCTCTGCAAAACAGCAGCTACAACCATTTTGCTGCGATTTATTACCTGCTTTTGGAGCGCCTCAAGGAGTATCGAAGCAGCCAGCTATCGAGTCGTCCAGCAGCTGGCCGTCAGCAAAGACCAAGGAGCTCCGAGATCAGCAGTGTTGAG ATGCCTCAGGACAGTCTCACTAGTGAAACCCTGCGatcatctctgctttaccagcaACCTCAGAGCCTGATTCAGCCATCCTTGCAGGCAGAAATGGACTGTGACATAAGCAATCCATTACAG CCTATGTTCTTTCCTGTGGATCCCAACTTCAACGGGCTCTTCCGGAACCGCTCCATCTCCCCCAACAGCCTGCTGGAGACCACCATTAGTGAAGAAGTAAGACAAGAAAAGGAGCTGGAAGATGAAATTAAGGCATATGACCACCCCATCCACATCCCTAGCAACACCAGCAGGAGGCACACACTGGCCGAAGTGACCACTCATTTCTATCAGCATGCCCCTCCAT GTATAGTCATTTCCTCTTCTGCAAGCCCCACAGAGGGAACTAGTTCAGACAGCTGCCTTACTTCATCTTCAAATGACAGCTCAGTGGCCCTGAGCAGCTGTTTGGCAGGTCAAGTAATGACGGGGAGCCCAGCCACAGCTAGGATGACGTCGCCTTTCCTAGCTTCCCAGTCTGACGCTCCAGTGTTACAAGCCCAGGGCTGCATAGGAGGTGCTTCTCTCCTGCCTGTCAGCTTCCAAGAAGGAAGGCGAGCATCTGATACCTCATTAACTCAAG GCTTGAAGGCTTTTAGGCAGCAGCTGCGGAAGAACGCTCGAGCCAAGGGGTTTCTCGGCTTGAATAAAATCAAAGGCTTTGCTCGGCAGGTGTGTCAGTCCTCCTCATCTCGGGCAGCAAGGAGTGGCATGAGCCCTTTCCAGCACACGCAGCCGAACACCTGCATGTACAGCAGCAGTGGGaacagcagagagggaagaagcCTCCTGGAGGAGGTGctacagcagcagag AatgctccagctccagcaccaCCAGCTACTGCAGACAGCTTGTCCCCAGACTTCTCAGACATCTGCAACAAATGGCATCCCCTCCTCTGATAGCATAGGTACCTGCAAAGCATCCAATTCTCTTCTGTTGTCAGAGCTACAAAGAGAGAACTCATTTGAGCTGGCCTTTGCTGGCAACAGCCAACTGCTCCAACCTCATTTCTTTGGTGTCAGCGTATCACCGGTGTCCTCAGCAGCTCACCTTTTAGACACGCACCTGTACATTAGCAGCAACGTTTCTCCAGTTGGCACTACCTTCTCTCAGCAACAGAGTTTCTCTGCGCAGTCTCCAAGCTATGACGCTGTCACTCTGCAGCACGGGGATTGTGAGATGGAGGACCTGACTTCCAACCAGCTAGGGAAGTTCGTCCTGGTCAAGTGA